DNA sequence from the Liolophura sinensis isolate JHLJ2023 chromosome 1, CUHK_Ljap_v2, whole genome shotgun sequence genome:
CGCCTAACATATAGATATGCACATCGTGCTGGTGGAAGACAAccaacaaatgaagaaatgttagACTGCGTACAGCCGAACAAGTTTCACTGAGTCCTTATTTCACAAAGACATTATTCAGGAGTCAGCTGACTTGAGAAATTTTGAGAGCCTTCATCCACTTGGCACCGAGATGGATTCATGTGAACTTGGTTGAGGAATATACTGGGGTAGTCCAATACTACAGTCTGTTGGGCATAACCttgccctgtttttttttttaagtgggTTGTTTGGTTAGGAAATTCCTTTTATTTTACACCCAGTTTTTGGACAGCCATTTAGGATGTCAAAAATGCTGCAGAAACTATACCAAGAACAccaataaccaaaaaaaaaaaaaaagacgcataaaaaattctacacgAGGCCAATAAAAATTTTGAGTAGCCATAATTTTGATCGATTGGTAAAGTCATGCTCAACAGACATATTTTCCAGGCTGGCCTGACAGCTAACAGTACCTCATCCCCATCCCTGCCTAGGTTTGTCACATTGAATGTCACTGTCACATTATCACCAGCCTTCACCGTCTGGGGATGTACAGACAGGTTACTGTAACGATACTCTGAGTACGACAATCCATAACCAAATGGATAGAGTGGGGTGTCATCAAAGTACCGGTACGTCTGATTGGTCATCGAGTAATCTGTCATAGATGGAACctgttaaacaaaaaatatgctAATTCTGTGACTTGACATCTCAtactaaatatgcaaaatacaTGCACGGAATGGGATGCTTTTTAAATCTCATCTCGGGTTTCACAAAGCAAACCTGCAAAATTCTTTTCCTCAAAATCGGCATTGACAGCACTTATTGCATGGGAACATTTCATGGTATACAGAGCTGTTTTAAGCTTTGAACatagaatttaatttttatgcttTGGTAGCAAGTTTCCAGTGTCAAGTAGTGCATAAACAGTGTCTATTGGACTATTTCATCAGgtagaaacaaaaaaaccccaataaGATATGGTTGTTATGGACTGACCTGAGCATCAGAGGCGTACCATGTGTAAGGCAGTCGGCCAGCAGGGTTACCGTCCTCTCCGGTGTTAGTCAGGATGTTATACAGAGCCTCACCTGCTGTCTGCGCTGGGAAAAAAACTCTGCAAGATTGCCGAGACTTTAGGCGATGCGTCTGCTAACGAGACGTCAACAGGACCTGCGCTATATACCACCAGGATTATTTTGCCATCGGAAGGAACTGGggaaataaatttgatattatttattatggactgtaataaatggaaataatattttggTAAGTTGTAATTAAGTAGTTCGCAAATGGAAATAGGCATGTTACAAGGCATGCTTTAACCTGACAGACCTTTTTGACAGAAACTATAATGATAATGTTAGAAATATCAACACAAGCAATGACAAGGTTAAAAATACAGAATATATCGTTAATGACAAATCTGAACATGCTcaatatgcataaaaaaaaaacaaaatttttaggagTTTCCAAGTTTCAGGATCTTTTATTGGGTTTTAGATGTGAAATAACTCCCtgttgtgatgtgatgtgattggtgttttacgctgtgctctagaatatttcacatatatgacaacggccagcattatagtgggaggaaaccgagtagagcccgggggaaacccacgaccatacgcaggttgctgaaggaccttcccacttatggccagggaggaagccaacatgagctggacttgaactcgcatcgaccgcattggtgagagactcctgggtcattctcCCTGTTGTGATACTGAAACTTTAACTTTGTCAAACACTCTGAGCTGGAATAGTCCTGTGTATGCTTGGGAACCTTCAAGGTTGGGTGACACAGCAATTTCTGTAAACACcatgaaatcatgaaaaatTTGGACCATTATAATCTCTATACCATTGTTACTGACATCCAGGACATGCCATTACTGCTGGTAATAACATCTAAGATTCCCAATGTTAATGGAATCTACTTAGGGTAGGataatcttatttatttatttatttgcttggtgttttacgccgtacacaagaatatttcacttatatgaaagtggccagcattatggtgagaggaaaccaaacagagcccgggggaaacctatgacgatccgcaggttgctgacaaaccttcccacatacagccagagaggaagccagcatgagcttgtcttgagctcacagcgactgcattggtgagaggctcctgggtcattacgctgcactagcgcagtAACAAACTGAGTCACTGAGGCACGCAGAATAATCTCATACCACTGTTAATGGCATGCAGGATAATCTCATACCCCTGATGATGGCAAGTAGGATAATCTCATACCACTGTTAATGGCATGTAGGATAATCTCATACCACTGTTAATGGCATGCAGGATAACCTCATACCACTGTTAATGGCATGTAGGATAATCTCATACCATTGTTAATGGCATGTAGGATAACTTCATACCACCATGCAGGAGAATGTCATATCGTTGTTATGGCATGTAGGCTAATCTCGTACCACTGTTAATGGCATGTAGTATAATCTCGTACCACTGTTAATGGCATGTAGGATAATCTCGTACCACTGTTAATGGCATGCAGGATAATCTCATACCATTGTTAATGGCATGTAGGAGAATCTCATACCACTGTTAATGGCATGTAGGAGAATGTCATACTGCTGTTAATGGCATGCAGGATAATCTCATACAACTGTTAATGGCATGTAGGATAATCTCGTACCACTGTTAATGGCATGCAGGATAATCTCATACCACTGTTAATGGCATGTAGGATAATCTCATACCACTGTTAATGGCATGCAGGATAATCTCATACCACTGTTAATGGCATGTAGGAGAATCTCATACCACTGTTAATGGCATGTAGGAGAATGTCATATCGCTGTTAATGGCACGCCAGGATAATACCAGTTCTTACCAACGTTAATGACATCCAGGAGCAACTGTTCCTGTTGCCCTGGTAACTTCATGGATGGTCGATCATGGTTTTCAGTCTCCACAGCTTGACCTGCAGGAAATATCATAAATGTCATGTAATGATTCTTGTATGAATTACAATGTCATGGCTTGTCAGGCAACGATATATACTGAATTGCCTCATATGAatacatatcattttaatgatttgattcgtgtttttcCCCACACTATACGATTCTAGCTGAGCACTAATGTaagcatatttatttaccacTTGAAAGCTGAAAGAAGAGAGAAGTTCACTGGTGTGTTTATCAATGATGTATGAGGATTTCCCAGAACATGTGACCAAGCATCATATCAATGTGTAAGCTATCCACTGAAACAAGTTGCATGTGATACACAAAGCTGTTCCGGAGAAATGCCTTGGAATACTACATAAGGGTTAGAAAAAACAGGCATAAAAAACGGCAAATCAAGCTATCTAAAAAGTGCATTATGACAGAGTAAGGTTCAGCTTAGCAGGCAAAACTGCTCTGGATATGCTGTTCGTAATAGTGGGGTGGAAACACAGACGAAGGGCGGCTCCATTATTTTAAGATACCCTAGCATATAAATAGAAGACATTTACACATCTGGAAAATAAATTGTCTTCAGCGATatttttggcaatttttcaaatacatattttgacttACCTGTTCCCACACACACAACTGTAACCGAAGCATTTTTCACAGCAGCTGTAACAGCAGTGCTGCTGTAATTGGCACAAGTTGTACTGTTACAGCCTGCGGCATAGACAATCTTGCTAGCCAGGGGAGCTAGCCCCGCCCTAGGTGTGACTGTGTATTTGGGGTTAGGATCAGCAGAGTATGCGCCGTACAACTGTAACATGTTGTCTGCCATCGGTCCAACAACCTGAAACAGGGCACCATTGTTCAAAAACCTTGCTCTGTAACCCATGtttaatgcacatttttaaacaCTGGCCAAAACTTCCATCAACTCAAATAATACCACACAAAATAAATCTGGCTACCTCATGCCATTCCAACCCAGATAATgcatttataaacaaatttaactgacaaactgagacttatttatttatttcattggtgtttttacgccgtactcgagaagatttcccttatacaacggcaaccagcattgtgggaggaaaccgggcaaagcctgcaggaaacccacgaccatccgcaggttgctgttagaccttcccacatacgataAACTGAGATAATTTTTATCCatcaatgtacatacatgtaaatgtcatctatacatttttatgaattatttatacaaaatcaaccattcatgtttttgtgtatgaTTTGGCTTTATGCAgatgtttactttttttcttattagtcTTTCACATCAACATCacaaacaacaacatccacgtgGATGTTTCCTCATTATACGTGGAAGTTTcctcattattattattaactcACATACCCTGCAAATGAACAGTCGTGTCTACTGGAATGAATACCGTCATATTTATAGTGATCACAGATACAGAGCCTCTAAACCCAATGCAAGATTGTGTCCTAGAACAATACTTTACTCAAGCAATAAGCTATAACACTATGCCCATACCAACACATTCACGCATATACGAAACCCAGTGTATCCCTTCCCACCAACCTTCTCATGAACGCCGATTTCTGCCAACTTCGACATTCTAAACCTGATGACATAGTTGGTACACTGATGTGTATACTGGATGTAAAATCTGTAGATAATTAACAGCGAATTTGCACTGCTGATACAGGGCCTCTTTTCTTGCAATCTGAGCTTTGGGTGTGGTCAGCAGATTTGAAAATTGTACGCGCCATACAAGGCACACCTTTATTCTTCAATTCTGTGATTCCGCAACACAAAGCCAAAGTGACTCATATTTATTCCTTTTGTTCTGTACAGTGGTAATTctgcatacattttgttttgaattatttCAGAAAACATATTCATAACCATTGTAGTGTCTTTTTCTAATTTTTACACAGCTATGTGGAATTAATTCAAGCGGATTCAGTAACAGAAAGCATTTGATGCTAGGTTACATTTTTGTGACTCAGCAATCGCCCTCAAATGTGCAAAATAGGCTGCTGTTACACTAAATATAACTCACAGCCACAGTATCTCTGGATGTCTTTGCAGAGACATCTAAGGGAAGTAACCCATCATTCTTCAGCAAGACAATGGTCTGCATGGCTGCCTTCAGGGAGAGCTGTCTATGCTGGGGACTCTGTATGACCGACAGGTTCAACTTGGAGTATGGGTTCATGTCTGGAGGATCAAACTCTCCCAGTCTCATTCGTGTGTAAAACAACGGTTTGATTCTCTTGACTAAATCCTTCATCGTGACTTTCTTCTCTTCTAAAGCTTTCCCCAGACTCTCAAAGACCATGAGGCCTGACCACCCAGGTATCTCTAGATTCAATCCTGCATTGACGCAGGCAGCGGCTGTGTCCACAGTGTTGTTGATATACCTGTGGAAGTTGCTGATGAATTCCAAGGCACCTTCATCAGATATGGCATAGCCATTAAATCCCCACTCAGTCCGTAATATGTCAGTCAACATCTTCTTATTGGCACAGGCAGGGATTCCATTAACACTGAAAAAGATATACAATCTTTGCTTAAATTCAATATGTTCAAAGAATTTAATGGAGTTTTATGAGTCAGATTCCTTAATATATGTCTGTCAATTACTTCCTATTGGAACAGGAGGTATTCCATTAacactgtaaaatgtgattcaGATTCCGTAATAaatgtctgtcaacaacttcTTATTGGAACAGGAGGTATTCCATTAacactgtaaaatgtgatttaaaattCCGTAATATATGTCTGTCAATAACTTCTTATTGGAACAGGAGGTATTCCATTAacactgtaaaatgtgattcaGATTCCGTAATAtatgtctgtcaacaacttcTTATTGGAACAGGAGGTATTCCATTAacactgtaaaatgtgattaaaattcCGTAATAtatgtctgtcaacaacttcTTATTGGAACAGGAGGTATTCCATTAATactgtaaaatgtgattaaaattctgtaatatatgtctgtcaacaacttcTTATTGGAACAGGAGGTATTCCATTAacactgtaaaatgtgattaaaattcCGTAATAtatgtctgtcaacaacttcTTATTGGAACAGGAGGTATTCCATTAacactgtaaaatgtgattcaGATTCCTTAATAtatgtctgtcaacaacttcTTATTGGAACAGGAGGTATTCCATTAacactgtaaaatgtgattaaaattcTGTAATATATGTCTGTCAACAACATCTTATTGGAACAGGAGGTATTCCATTAacactgtaaaatgtgattaaaattcCATAATAtatgtctgtcaacaacttcTTATTGGAACAGGAGGTATTCCATTAacactgtaaaatgtgattcaGATTCCTTAATATATATCTGTCAACAACTTCTTATTGGAACAGGAGGTATTCCATTAacactgtaaaatgtgattaaaattcCGTAATAtatgtctgtcaacaacttcTTATTGGAACAGGAGGTATTCCATTAacactgtaaaatgtgattcaGATTCCTTAATATATGTCTGTCAACAACATCTTATTGGAACAGGAGGTATTCCATTAacactgtaaaatgtgattcaGATTCCATAATATATGTCTGTCAACAACATCTTATTGGAACAGGAGGTATTCCATTAacactgtaaaatgtgattcagattccataatatatgtctgtcaacaacttcTTATTGGAACAGGAGGTATTCCGTTAacactgtaaaatgtgattcaGATTCCATAATATATCTCTGTCAACAACTTCTTATTGGAACAGGAGGTATTCCATTAacactgtaaaatgtgattcaGATTCCATAATATATCTCTGTCAACAACATCTTATTGGAACAGGAAGTATTCCATTAacactgtaaaatgtgattcaGATTCCATAATATATCTCTGTCAACAACATCTTATTGGAACAGGAAGTATTCCATTAacactgtaaaatgtgattcagattccataatatatgtctgtcaacaacttcTTATTGGAACAGGAGGTATTCCATTAacactgtaaaatgtgattcaGATTCCGTAATAtatgtctgtcaacaacttcTTATTTGTACAGGAGGAATCTACATTAATTTTAGAATATTAATTGCTTAATATGTGTGGGTAAATTTAAACAGTGTCAAGAAATTGAATGGAAATTGTTATAATTAACAGACGCTTTGTAATAAccaaatatttatgcatttctAAGTTTGCTTATAAACAGTTCTCtattataatattttacaacaaattATCTTTACACAGTCACATTTCTGTAAGATACTTCTGTGAGACCACAAACAGGCTATGTTAACACTATTATATGAACACAAATGTTTAAAACTagatttgatggatgttttacatcatacttaacaatgcTTAACTTATACAAGGTTTTACCAAATTTATATGATAAGGAAACTAGACTAAGGAGGAAAAAAACGATATGTCTGGGGGGTAAAGTTGCAGGCAAGCCAACAGCAAGAAGCTAACTTCAAACACAGAACCTGAAATTGGTCACAAAATTTTGGTGTCCAGCAAAGGACCTTTTAGAGCACTGTAAGAGTGTTGTCCCCTTCAACATTTGAAGGACTGGTACATTGTGACATACTCTTACCACAATGTCAACAGACCTGTTGTAACTGCACAAGATACCATGCGCTCCAGCATCAATACACTTCTTAAACTGAGGAAGATAGGTCATTCTCCAGTCTCGTTCCGataccttgaaaaacaggataTGGTACGGTAAGAACACAACCTTGAAAAACATGATCAGATGATGTAACAACATGACCTTGAAAAACATAAGGTAAGAACATGaccttgaaaaacagaataaGATAAGGTAAGaacatgaccttgaaaaataGGATAAGATAAGGTAAGAACATGACCTTGAATAACAAGATAAGATAAGGTAAGaacatgaccttgaaaaataGGATAAGATAAGGTAAGAACACAACCTTGAAAAACATGATCAGATGATGTAAAAGCATGACCTTGAATAACAAGATAAGATAAAGTAAGAACATGaccttgaaaaacagaataagacaaggtaagaacatgaccttgaaaaacaggataAGATAAAGTAAGAACATAACACTGAAAAGCAAGATAAGATAGAACATGACCTTGAAAAGCAGGATAAGATAAGGTAAGAACATGACCTTGAAAAACAACATAAGATAACGTAAGAACATAACCTTTAAAAACAACATAAGATAAGGTAAGAACatgaccttgaaaaacaggataAGATAAGGTAAGAACATGACTTTGTAAAACAGGATAAGATAAGGTAAGAACATGACCCTGAAAAACAATATAGTGGTGAGAAAATATTCTCTGTTTAAACGTTGAATTCGAATAAAATTCCATACCAGATTTCATTGATGAAAATGagggaaaaaatatataatatgaatttACAAGcaaaatgttattatttatataaaggagaattacatgtattaccaaaCTTTACTTCACTGTGACTGCTATATCACATTTGTTCTTTCTTCTATCACAGAGCTCCACATCTGCCCTTAACTTAATAAGAGCAATTTAAAGCTTGCAAATTTAATCAACTCATAAGACTACATACGTGGTCAATAATAGGTTAAACAGAAACATAAATCTGTGTTAGATTTGATTTCATCTtatgttgtcattttcttttcatatcaTGGTGTAATAttcttttcacatacatgtacatacttaaaAGACTACAGAATCAACATTGATTGGCTGACTGTGGAG
Encoded proteins:
- the LOC135482105 gene encoding LOW QUALITY PROTEIN: uncharacterized protein LOC135482105 (The sequence of the model RefSeq protein was modified relative to this genomic sequence to represent the inferred CDS: deleted 1 base in 1 codon); this encodes MAAFCLIHGVVILWLLTYVECTGPFFPFQNTSLSWDERVDDLVKRLTLEEIILQLSKGGGGKQGTSNPAPAIPRLAIGPYQWNTECLRGAVESGNATSFPQALGLAATFNPNLIFDVAEATAVEVRAKHTDYVRRGIYSDHTGVSCLSPVVNIMRHPLWGRNQETYGEDPFLTGILAQSFVTGLQGSDPRYLRTSAVCKHFDVHGGPENIPTSRFTFDAKVSERDWRMTYLPQFKKCIDAGAHGILCSYNSVNGIPACANKKMLTDILRTEWGFNGYAISDEGALEFISNFHRYINNTVDTAAACVNAGLNLEIPGWSGLMVFESLGKALEEKKVTMKDLVKRIKPLFYTRMRLGEFDPPDMNPYSKLNLSVIQSPQHRQLSLKAAMQTIVLLKNDGLLPLDVSAKTSRDTVAVVGPMADNMLQLYGAYSADPNPKYTVTPRAGLAPLASKIVYAAGCNSTTCANYSSTAVTAAVKNASVTVVCVGTGQAVETENHDRPSMKLPGQQEQLLLDVINVVPSDGKIILVVYSAGPVDVSLADASPKVSAILQVFFPAQTAGEALYNILTNTGEDGNPAGRLPYTWYASDAQVPSMTDYSMTNQTYRYFDDTPLYPFGYGLSYSEYRYSNLSVHPQTVKAGDNVTVTFNVTNLGRDGDEVSQVYISWLNYSFPTPRYQLVGFNRQHLSHSQMIQSNFTITGEQMAVWVEGKGLTVEPGVIQVYAGGQLPDQNRTVGSNVLSGTFTVRP